In Microbacterium laevaniformans, a single window of DNA contains:
- a CDS encoding heme o synthase, with protein sequence MVQSSVSAVNDVAVARSLGQKVRAYVALTKPRVLELLLVTTVPVMILAQGGMPSLWLVLATVIGGAMSAGSAATFNMYLDRDIDAHMRRTENRPLVTGEVTPRGALVFAWSLAVGSTLWLLLTTNWLAAALSAVAIFFYVVIYTMLLKRRTEQNIVWGGIAGCFPVLIGWSAVTGSLTWAPFVLFLLVFLWTPPHYWPLSMKYKGDYREADVPMLGATRNGRQVGLQVILYAWATVASSLLLIPVAGMGLVYTASALVFGGWFIVESHVLYNRAVRGEQSRPMRVFHASITYLTLLFVAIAIDPLLPF encoded by the coding sequence ATGGTGCAGTCGAGCGTGTCCGCGGTGAACGACGTCGCGGTCGCTCGTTCCCTCGGTCAGAAGGTCCGCGCCTACGTCGCCTTGACGAAGCCGCGCGTCTTGGAGCTGCTCCTGGTGACGACCGTTCCGGTCATGATCCTGGCGCAAGGGGGGATGCCGAGCCTCTGGCTCGTGCTGGCGACGGTGATCGGCGGCGCGATGAGCGCGGGATCGGCTGCCACCTTCAACATGTACCTCGATCGCGACATCGATGCGCATATGCGGCGCACCGAGAACCGGCCACTCGTGACGGGCGAGGTGACGCCGCGGGGCGCACTGGTGTTCGCGTGGAGTCTGGCCGTGGGGTCCACGCTCTGGCTGCTGCTGACCACCAACTGGCTGGCCGCGGCACTGAGCGCCGTCGCCATCTTCTTCTATGTGGTCATCTACACGATGCTGCTGAAGCGCCGCACCGAACAGAATATCGTCTGGGGTGGGATCGCCGGGTGCTTCCCCGTGCTCATCGGGTGGTCTGCGGTCACGGGATCGCTGACCTGGGCTCCCTTCGTCCTCTTCCTCCTCGTCTTCCTCTGGACTCCGCCTCACTACTGGCCGCTCTCGATGAAGTACAAGGGTGACTACCGAGAAGCAGACGTGCCGATGCTGGGCGCCACCCGCAACGGTCGGCAGGTCGGGCTGCAGGTCATCCTCTACGCCTGGGCCACCGTGGCCTCTTCGCTCCTGCTCATCCCGGTCGCGGGTATGGGACTCGTGTACACGGCATCCGCACTCGTTTTCGGCGGCTGGTTCATCGTCGAGTCCCATGTGCTCTACAACCGCGCCGTCCGCGGGGAGCAGAGTCGTCCGATGCGAGTCTTCCACGCGTCGATCACGTACCTCACGCTCCTGTTCGTCGCCATCGCGATCGACCCGCTGCTGCCGTTCTGA